A genomic stretch from Candidatus Ishikawaella capsulata Mpkobe includes:
- the cysD gene encoding sulfate adenylyltransferase subunit CysD, producing MDARKLTHLRQLEAESIYIFREVVSDFNNPVMMYSIGKDSSVMLHLANKAFYPNKLPFPLLHIDTGWKFQDMYKFRDYIAKKFQLEMKVYSNPEGISMKINPFIHGSTKYTDIMKTEGLKQALNKYRFDAALGGARRDEEKSRAKERIYSFRDKFHCWDPRNQRPELWNNYNGQINSNESMRVFPLSNWTELDIWQYIFLESIPIVPLYFADIRPILERNGMLIMVDDDRLCLEAGEVVKQRMVRFRTLGCWPLTGAIESNAKNIKEIIEEMLVSNTSERHARIIDHDHSNSMELKKRQGYF from the coding sequence ATGGATGCAAGAAAGTTGACTCATCTGCGTCAATTAGAAGCGGAGAGCATCTATATTTTTCGTGAAGTAGTTTCTGATTTTAATAATCCGGTGATGATGTATTCTATCGGAAAAGATTCTTCTGTAATGTTACATTTAGCAAATAAAGCTTTTTATCCTAATAAATTACCTTTTCCATTATTACATATTGATACGGGTTGGAAATTTCAGGATATGTATAAATTCCGTGATTATATAGCGAAAAAATTTCAATTAGAAATGAAAGTGTATTCTAATCCTGAAGGTATTTCCATGAAAATAAATCCATTTATTCATGGCAGCACTAAATATACTGATATTATGAAAACGGAAGGATTAAAACAAGCATTAAACAAATACAGATTTGATGCTGCCCTTGGTGGAGCACGTAGAGATGAAGAAAAATCTAGAGCTAAGGAAAGAATTTATTCATTTAGAGATAAATTTCATTGTTGGGATCCTAGAAATCAACGACCAGAATTATGGAATAACTATAATGGTCAAATTAATAGCAATGAAAGTATGCGAGTATTTCCGTTATCTAATTGGACTGAACTCGATATTTGGCAGTATATCTTTCTAGAAAGCATTCCAATCGTTCCTCTTTATTTTGCAGATATTCGTCCTATTTTAGAAAGAAATGGTATGCTGATCATGGTAGATGATGATCGTCTTTGCTTAGAGGCTGGAGAAGTGGTTAAACAAAGAATGGTGCGTTTTCGTACCTTAGGATGTTGGCCTTTAACAGGAGCAATAGAGTCTAATGCAAAAAATATAAAAGAAATTATTGAAGAAATGTTAGTTTCAAATACCAGTGAACGCCATGCACGTATTATTGATCATGACCATTCAAACTCTATGGAATTAAAGAAACGCCAGGGCTATTTCTAA
- the cysG gene encoding siroheme synthase CysG produces the protein MHYLPIFTDLNGRSVLVVGGGNIAARKIRLLNSSGANVKIVAHKLCKELQILQKKDKIKWIANDFHVSQLKKVFLVVAATNDNKLNKQVFTAATYYHKLVNVVDNPVFCSFIFPSIINRSPIIIGISSSGTAPVLSRLLREKIEALLPTNIGKIAKLAGQWRDKVKQKLKFSERRYFWERLFTGLFPSYVTMGNIRKAQEVLVHELNNHHSNKGEIILVGAGPGDSGLLTLRALQVMQLADVVLYDYLVSKEVLEMVRRDAEFICVGKRAGYHSISQEKTNDLLIKLAKQGKRVVRLKGGDPFIFGRGAEELQAAYQAGIPFQVVPGITAAIGASIYAGIPLTHRDYAQKVIFITAQGKTNKNNIDWLSLACERQTLAIYMSAMKAAEISAELIKHGRSPQTPVAVISSGTNKNQQVLIGQLKYLEKLSTNTLSPTLLVIGEVVDLHKQLTWFHNAN, from the coding sequence GTGCACTATCTTCCTATCTTTACAGATCTTAATGGTCGATCAGTTTTAGTTGTTGGTGGTGGAAATATCGCAGCAAGAAAAATTAGACTGTTAAACAGTTCTGGAGCAAATGTAAAGATTGTTGCTCATAAACTGTGTAAAGAATTACAAATTTTACAAAAAAAAGATAAAATAAAATGGATTGCAAATGATTTTCATGTATCACAGTTAAAAAAAGTTTTTTTAGTGGTAGCGGCAACTAATGATAATAAGTTAAATAAGCAGGTTTTTACAGCAGCCACTTATTATCATAAGTTAGTAAATGTCGTTGATAACCCCGTCTTTTGTAGTTTTATATTTCCTTCTATTATTAACCGTTCTCCAATAATTATTGGAATTTCCTCCAGTGGTACTGCTCCTGTATTATCTCGATTACTACGAGAAAAAATAGAAGCTTTATTGCCTACTAACATAGGTAAAATAGCTAAACTAGCCGGTCAGTGGCGTGATAAAGTAAAACAAAAACTTAAATTTTCCGAACGTCGTTATTTTTGGGAACGTTTGTTTACGGGATTATTTCCTAGTTACGTAACAATGGGAAATATTAGAAAAGCTCAGGAAGTCCTTGTTCATGAATTAAATAATCATCATTCTAACAAAGGAGAAATCATTTTAGTAGGAGCTGGTCCAGGAGATAGTGGCTTGCTTACATTACGTGCTCTACAGGTGATGCAATTAGCTGATGTAGTGCTTTATGATTATCTTGTAAGTAAAGAAGTATTAGAAATGGTGAGACGAGATGCTGAATTTATTTGTGTAGGTAAACGAGCGGGATATCATTCTATTTCTCAAGAAAAAACTAACGATTTACTGATAAAACTAGCTAAACAAGGTAAAAGAGTAGTTCGCCTTAAAGGAGGTGATCCATTTATTTTTGGACGAGGAGCTGAAGAGCTACAAGCTGCATATCAAGCAGGTATTCCATTTCAGGTAGTACCGGGCATTACAGCTGCTATTGGGGCTAGTATATATGCAGGCATCCCATTAACTCATCGGGATTATGCACAGAAAGTAATATTTATTACTGCTCAGGGTAAAACAAATAAAAATAATATTGACTGGCTTTCATTGGCATGTGAACGTCAAACTTTAGCTATTTATATGAGTGCAATGAAAGCAGCAGAAATTAGTGCTGAATTAATAAAGCATGGGCGTTCACCACAAACACCAGTAGCTGTTATTAGTAGTGGTACAAATAAAAATCAACAAGTATTGATTGGTCAGTTAAAGTATCTTGAAAAACTTTCAACCAACACTCTTAGTCCAACTCTATTAGTAATAGGTGAAGTTGTTGATCTCCATAAACAATTAACTTGGTTTCACAATGCAAATTAG
- a CDS encoding phosphoadenylyl-sulfate reductase, with protein MKVPVIKNIPQDERISLLNEINIKLASFSAEKRVSWALEHMPINFMLSSSFGIQAAVSLHLLTCQAPDIPIVTIDTGYLFPETYHFIDELTKNMRLNLMVFRSNISPAWQEARYGKLWEQGIEGIDKYNKLNKVEPINTALKTLNIQTWFAGLRRVQSHSRANLPIVQIQNNVFKFFPIIDWNDDQVANYINKHKLQYHPLWRKGYVSVGDIHTTKILTPDISEEETRFFGLKRECGLHENTK; from the coding sequence AGATGAACGCATTAGTTTACTAAATGAAATAAATATTAAATTAGCCAGCTTTTCGGCAGAGAAGCGTGTTAGCTGGGCTTTAGAACATATGCCTATCAATTTTATGCTATCTTCGAGCTTTGGCATTCAAGCGGCTGTATCTTTGCATTTATTAACTTGCCAAGCTCCCGACATTCCCATTGTTACAATTGATACGGGTTATTTATTTCCTGAAACTTATCATTTTATTGATGAACTAACAAAAAACATGCGACTCAACCTAATGGTATTTCGTTCAAATATATCACCTGCTTGGCAAGAAGCACGTTATGGTAAACTCTGGGAACAAGGTATTGAAGGTATTGATAAATATAATAAACTTAATAAAGTGGAACCTATAAATACCGCTTTAAAAACATTAAATATTCAAACGTGGTTTGCAGGACTTAGGCGTGTTCAGTCTCATAGTAGGGCGAATTTACCCATTGTGCAAATTCAGAATAATGTTTTTAAATTTTTTCCAATAATTGATTGGAATGATGATCAGGTCGCTAATTATATCAACAAACATAAGTTACAATATCATCCATTGTGGCGAAAAGGATACGTTTCTGTAGGAGATATTCATACTACCAAAATATTAACTCCAGATATATCAGAAGAAGAAACAAGATTTTTTGGTTTAAAGCGTGAGTGTGGTCTACACGAAAATACTAAATAA